In Leishmania braziliensis MHOM/BR/75/M2904 complete genome, chromosome 14, the following are encoded in one genomic region:
- a CDS encoding putative exosome complex exonuclease codes for MSSGVVIVGDSICGGEVGQKLSTSSDEVYLRGFNTFAGNKPSDVALLHEGAGEIVAAINGYIEVTDRVISVKGLLPRYQPEIGDVVVGRILEVTGNKWQVDVNSSQAAIMLLSNVTEPGGILRRRGRGDELGMRQLFDQDDLVAAEVQRISPDGVMSLHTRAAEKYGRLLGPGILVSVRPSLVKRAKHQFVELTDYNTQLIVGMNGNIWICSMQSYATETEEKDHAVDTYQNVARVANCIKALGAAQVQIYPASIKATVAASLEAGLSAFDVSLDKHRDALVVHAVDVVRMKRRREDDGASAR; via the coding sequence aTGTCATCTGGTGTCGTGATTGTGGGTGACTCCATCTGTGGAGGCGAAGTTGGTCAAAAGTTGAGCACGAGCTCCGACGAAGTGTATCTGCGCGGGTTTAACACTTTTGCGGGGAATAAGCCGAGCGAcgtggcgctgctccacGAAGGGGCCGGTGAAATTGTGGCTGCTATCAATGGGTACATAGAAGTAACGGATCGTGTGATATCGGTGAaggggctgctgccgcggtacCAACCCGAAATTGgtgatgtggtggtgggtcgGATCTTGGAGGTAACAGGCAACAAGTGGCAAGTTGATGTAAACTCCTCCCAAGCAGCAATTATGCTTCTTTCTAACGTAACAGAGCCTGGAGGCATACTGCGACGTCGAGGTCGCGGTGATGAGCTAGGTATGCGTCAGCTTTTCGATCAAGATGATCTAGTTGCGGCGGAGGTTCAGCGCATCTCTCCTGATGGTGTGATGTCAttgcacacacgtgcagccGAGAAATATGGTCGGCTTTTAGGGCCGGGCATTTTGGTGAGTGTGCGTCCCTCTTTGGTGAAACGCGCGAAGCACCAGTTTGTGGAACTTACCGACTACAACACGCAACTAATCGTTGGTATGAATGGAAACATATGGATCTGCTCGATGCAGTCCTATGCTACCGAAACGGAGGAAAAAGACCACGCCGTGGACACATATCAAAATGTAGCACGCGTCGCAAACTGCATCAAAGCACTaggagctgcgcaagtgCAAATTTACCCAGCATCGATAAAGGCCACCGTGGCAGCGTCGTTAGAGGCAGGCTTGTCAGCATTTGATGTTTCGCTTGACAAGCACCGAGATGCGCTTGTGGTACACGCCGTCGACGTGGTACGAATGAAGCGCCGTcgcgaggacgacggcgcttCGGCGCGATAG
- a CDS encoding putative j-binding protein: MPSGLMRANTSTELESILDIVQSSGEIAVVFTSPSIGDLETITSETQRRQLRIAGIPRGGYTILPAIPLYDDELLQMCERYTAASEHEKVEIRNSLYMREYPLFAYSMRNQRALFHPADYVSRILQFCFHYVQVPDEDVLSLQDRSPFLHISPVKEICVHLRLIVRGTPAAPDESESPVPEQLHFHAESDAEKLAAERARALSIAASSGGASETEPLSLFTGVAPSALFQKGAVEEVDLDTEETIEDLTGEETVDAVHSFHSEYLTLSGFELVTKASIFYDHEGEGQRVVAVYIPGGVPKETCRAAAAVLELAVTKKNLRAATNGGLPPDTGIVGYYDYLTNPTQHKCRETEFSRRNWGLFSQSESLLKHLDKLYSQLAPTHHHLQRVAIPSQYQLCGTVFSTITVNRNFRTAVHTDKGDFRSGLGVLSVINGEFEGCHLAIKSLKKAFQLKVGDVLLFDTSLEHGNTEVVHPENHWQRTSIVCYLRTGLMSSVCEMERRKHLNRLILQQLLNTEIRHTTVNINEADSSLPPLFVPTRLASQLAPVQLAALGFIVERTNKQSGCVVAMTMGLGKTLVALTLCFSHLHLAPQADILILTPKPIISHWVDEKNKWGMYGLHFPHFVASDGLNSLEFEQQLLEYERQKNNEKPKAGHVFVINSEYLAGFLRRFRRFTPFLIIVDEGHRVAAKGNKLTESLDRLRCNLRVVLSGTPLQNDASELYRLVGWVNKGVSKVLPPKRFQELANSINQFVEGDDGAFYNAVMAQEYIQDWMRGFVFREMENDLPPLHDYLLVCGSSNVQREYEEKLGLTETAMTALRATEHRPHHLSTHPACYLAFISNCYQSMVSGWTVRAQSNTSRLRTTQLEEIDAMRLEQYAQMIENEQLDAFINVSGKMRVLVDIVLRVQARKEKLIIFSLYVGSQDLIHRTLTALRVCTFTVRGRDSQDRRRRAMHEFSENKDLTVLVLSTKIAAYGLEFTAANHVVLFDSWWNPQADAQAIARAYRRNQRKPVTVYRLISATENKFVLRSQTRKIALFKCIFHKRTTRQALPSELEDCSANETDNERRDFWAKLKATHLVGDTRALLNVYRYQESVRESQ; the protein is encoded by the coding sequence ATGCCAAGTGGTCTGATGCGGGCGAACACCAGCACGGAGCTGGAGTCGATACTGGATATCGTGCAATCGTCCGGCGAAATCGCTGTTGTCTTCACTTCGCCGAGCATTGGCGATTTGGAGACGATTACAAGCGAAACGCAGCGTCgtcagctgcgcatcgctgGGATCCCTCGCGGTGGGTACACCATCCTCCCCGCTATTCCGCTATACGATGACGAGCTGCTTCAGATGTGTGAGCGGTACACCGCCGCGAGTGAACACGAGAAGGTGGAAATTCGGAACAGCCTGTATATGCGAGAATACCCACTATTCGCGTACAGCATGCGCAACCAGAGAGCACTGTTTCACCCTGCTGACTACGTAAGCCGCATTCTCCAGTTCTGCTTCCATTATGTTCAGGTGCCCGACGAAGACGTTTTATCGCTGCAGGACAGGAGTCCCTTTCTTCACATCTCCCCCGTCAAAGAAATTTGCGTACATCTCCGCCTCATCGTCCGTGgcactccagcagcaccagatGAGTCCGAGTCACCGGTGccagagcagctgcacttTCATGCAGAGTCAGACGCTGAGAAGCTTGCAGCCGAGCGTGCGCGCGCTTTGTCCATCGCAGCaagcagtggcggcgcctCAGAGACGgagccgctctctctcttcaccgGCGTTGCGCCGTCGGCGCTGTTTCAGAAAGGGGCAGTGGAAGAAGTGGACCTGGACACTGAGGAAACCATCGAGGATCTCACTGGCGAGGAGACAGTAGATGCGGTGCACAGCTTTCATTCAGAGTACTTGACATTGAGCGGGTTTGAGTTAGTGACAAAAGCATCCATCTTCTACGACCACGAAGGAGAGGGACAGCGCGTCGTTGCGGTGTACATTCCAGGAGGTGTGCCAAAGGAGAcgtgccgcgcagcagcagctgtccTAGAGCTTGCAGTGACAAAAAAGAATTTGCGGGCAGCCACGAACGGTGGTCTGCCACCGGACACCGGAATCGTGGGCTACTATGACTACCTCACAAATCCTACCCAGCACAAATGCAGAGAGACAGAATTCAGCCGCAGGAACTGGGGCCTCTTCTCACAGAGTGAGTCGCTACTGAAGCATCTCGACAAGCTGTACAGCCAGTTGGCCCCAACGCACCATCATCTGCAGCGAGTAGCGATCCCGTCGCAGTATCAGCTGTGCGGCACAGTCTTCAGCACCATCACTGTCAACCGAAACTTCCGTACCGCCGTGCACACTGACAAGGGTGACTTTCGGAGCGGCTTGGGGGTTCTCTCAGTAATCAACGGCGAGTTCGAGGGCTGTCATCTCGCCATCAAAAGTCTCAAAAAGGCGTTTCAGCTCAAAGTTGGCGATGTTCTTCTTTTCGACACGTCTCTGGAGCACGGCAACACGGAGGTGGTGCACCCAGAAAATCACTGGCAGCGGACCAGCATTGTGTGCTACCTGCGCACTGGACTAATGTCCTCTGTGTGCGAGATGGAGCGACGAAAGCATTTAAATCGGCTCattcttcagcagctgctcaacACGGAGATTCGCCACACCACCGTCAATATCAATGAAGCCGATAGCAGCCTGCCGCCGCTCTTTGTGCCGACCCGCCTGGCGAGCCAGTTGGCTCCAGTGCAGCTTGCCGCTCTCGGCTTCATTGTGGAGCGGACGAACAAGCAGAGCGGATGTGTGGTGGCGATGACGATGGGGCTGGGCAAAACCCTCGTGGCATTAACGTTGTGCTTCTCACACCTGCATCTTGCACCGCAGGCGGACATCCTCATCCTCACTCCAAAGCCGATTATCAGTCATTGGGTGGACGAGAAGAACAAGTGGGGCATGTACGGACTCCACTTTCCTCACTTCGTCGCCTCTGACGGGCTCAACTCCTTAGAGttcgagcagcagctcctcgagTACGAGCGGCAGAAGAACAACGAGAAACCAAAGGCAGGCCACGTCTTCGTCATCAACAGCGAGTACCTGGCAGGGTTTCTGCGACGCTTCAGGCGATTTACGCCCTTCCTCATTATAGTGGACGAGGGTCACCGAGTTGCAGCGAAGGGAAATAAGCTGACGGAGTCACTCGATCGCCTACGGTGCAACCTCCGTGTTGTGTTGTCCGGCACGCCTTTGCAAAACGATGCCAGCGAACTCTACCGGCTAGTGGGGTGGGTGAACAAAGGCGTCAGCAAGGTACTGCCGCCGAAACGCTTCCAGGAGCTTGCTAATAGCATCAACCAGTTCGTCGAGGGCGATGATGGGGCCTTCTACAATGCAGTGATGGCGCAAGAGTACATCCAAGACTGGATGCGTGGGTTCGTGTTTCGTGAAATGGAAAACGacctgccaccgctgcacgaTTACCTGTTGGTATGCGGCTCCTCCAACGTGCAGCGGGAGTATGAAGAGAAGTTGGGCCTCACAGAGACGGCCATGACAGCCTTGAGGGCAACGGAGCACCGACCACATCACCTCTCCACACACCCCGCGTGCTACCTGGCCTTCATCTCCAACTGCTACCAATCGATGGTAAGCGGGTGGACAGTGCGCGCGCAGTCTAATACGTCACGACTGCGAACAACCCAGCTGGAAGAGATCGATGCCATGCGTCTTGAGCAGTACGCCCAGATGATTGAAAACGAGCAACTCGACGCCTTCATCAACGTGAGTGGCAAGATGCGGGTGCTCGTCGATATTGTGCTTCGCGTGCAGGCTCGCAAGGAGAAGCTCATCATTTTCTCCCTCTATGTGGGATCGCAAGATCTCATTCATCGAACTCTCACAGCGCTGCGGGTCTGCACATTTACGGTTCGTGGCCGAGACTCACaagaccgccgccgccgcgccatgCACGAGTTCAGCGAAAACAAAGACCTCACTGTGCTGGTATTGTCAACAAAGATCGCTGCCTACGGTCTCGAATTCACCGCTGCTAATCATGTCGTTCTGTTCGACTCGTGGTGGAACCCGCAGGCGGACGCACAGGCAATCGCCCGCGCCTACAGGCGAAATCAACGGAAGCCGGTGACCGTGTATCGCCTTATCTCTGCGACCGAGAACAAGTTCGTGTTACGCTCACAGACACGAAAAATTGCCTTGTTCAAGTGCATCTTCCACAAGCGCACCACCCGACAGGCGCTACCAAGTGAACTAGAGGACTGCTCAGCTAACGAGACCGATAACGAGCGGCGGGACTTCTGGGCAAAGCTAAAGGCGACCCACCTCGTTGGTGATACTCGAGCTTTGCTGAACGTGTATCGGTACCAAGAGAGCGTACGCGAAAGTCAATGA